The following are encoded together in the Candidatus Kapaibacterium thiocyanatum genome:
- a CDS encoding ribonuclease III — MNVLSAQRVTELEATLGVTIHNPAMFEQALTHRSYLQVANTPDHRSNERLEFLGDSILGMVTAEYLFYNNREVLEGELTKMRSWLVNKKSLAICARAMHLEDFLFLSFSAKQSLQRGNDSMLADALEAIIAAVYVDRGFDEVRKFIVNKLLPIMVKESLVHDTNFKSLLLEDVQSRGHAAPRYVVVLEEGPDHEKQFTVEVYVDDRCIGKGTGRTKKDAEQRAAELGLEHLNRRRERTRRRRHSSNENEAPSH, encoded by the coding sequence ATGAACGTCCTGTCCGCCCAACGGGTGACGGAGCTGGAGGCCACTCTCGGCGTCACTATCCACAACCCGGCCATGTTCGAGCAGGCGCTGACGCACCGTTCCTACCTCCAGGTCGCCAATACGCCCGACCACCGCTCCAACGAACGGCTGGAATTCCTCGGTGATTCCATCCTGGGCATGGTGACGGCCGAATACCTGTTCTACAACAACAGGGAAGTGCTCGAGGGCGAACTCACGAAGATGCGCTCCTGGCTGGTGAACAAGAAATCGCTCGCCATCTGCGCCCGTGCCATGCACCTCGAGGACTTCCTCTTCCTCAGCTTCAGCGCGAAGCAGTCGCTCCAGCGCGGCAACGACAGTATGCTCGCCGATGCCCTGGAAGCGATCATCGCTGCCGTCTACGTGGACCGTGGCTTCGACGAGGTACGGAAGTTCATCGTGAACAAGCTCCTGCCCATCATGGTCAAGGAAAGTCTCGTCCACGATACCAACTTCAAGAGTCTCCTGCTGGAAGACGTGCAGAGCAGGGGCCATGCCGCCCCGCGCTACGTCGTCGTCCTCGAGGAAGGACCCGATCACGAGAAACAGTTCACGGTGGAAGTCTACGTGGACGACCGCTGCATCGGCAAGGGAACGGGGCGGACGAAGAAGGACGCCGAACAACGGGCCGCAGAGCTCGGCCTGGAACACCTGAATCGCCGCCGTGAACGCACGCGACGCCGCAGGCACTCCAGCAACGAGAACGAAGCCCCGTCTCACTAA